In one Carassius carassius chromosome 14, fCarCar2.1, whole genome shotgun sequence genomic region, the following are encoded:
- the lrrc9 gene encoding leucine-rich repeat-containing protein 9 isoform X1, whose translation MTENEKQKLTGDEEIIKELCVSNGLCYEKVCQEGSAEMVLAMFFSGFPRMVGLSLFPRLSSLTIVGQSISSIQGLEYCPLLKELWVVECKLNEISGLHNCVHLQKLFLYDNNIQQITNLEMLVNLHVLWLNKNEISDIQGLNSLVNLKELNLADNAVETLGHCLDSNISLHNLNLSGNKISSFKELTHLARLPRLRYLSLKDPQSIPNPLCLLYNYYIHILYHMPHLQRLDTYDISSKHIKDTAESTVLKKMMYYTMRVRCAQRQFDELKAKLRKQRKDQIQLPEERIHVLTHMLRNMECELSHVQSVGKKTGEHEDLTSDFGNNPSHEQRLQHKLDALKDRLRFWERHLEEVEACHQLNVSLASDRRDMMVHFLLLELETVGNIRFEEGNTGEPWYHMFTSCYDLLLSRFCAWDYKPHNISGIKINRIIRIHNRAQRQRFQDKVHSLLCRQEPSPFSQNYKRCMEYLFYVPDPEHSCESDEILPILENGFKTADAYKALGRERAIPLSNSVSLSDQLRMTFMQKKSCSTSGSSPVDILPFRHGQLIISKVFLGRSAAVKEGLPIDCDLYPKANSVYLSTCSKEQKHTAQKAPDMLCPSSLADSCDCIQQQKLWYMFDNEMVLPEYLVDFEYVTQDTFQHSPDSPSCSHESPADAPSVSRAELDLDEEALNMEPVLKPHPKLLSLDEKSTLTVARANVLSQITVLNLHGNSLNKLPEISRLTALKQLTLSFNELTHLDDISHMPNLEYLDVSFNHISSLEGLRGLSQLIELDLRWNQLTRIRDDMNVLRKHTPALLRLDTRHNPWHRNECVRVVVIGRLKSLTYLDDVFVLEEEAAAAVQVAARSRINQASLMTHSRTDSERPHSLSLLSSAHLLTQISPSPWKHSQELEPGWTTKITALNLDGLRLTRLSNLERLVNLRWASFDINELTRIEGLEHCTLLEELSLNNNSISRLEGLCAMHRLTRLSINSNHLQCLDGDVLDQLPNLHFLSVENNIISSLHGLQRSRSLFELYVGNNDISTTRDIYHLKALSSLIILDLYGNPLVNKLENYRIYMVFHLPSLKALDGVAVETCESETAKDVFEGRLNADMVAEKLGYTNYRDLSELNLQSSSVKMVDLAPADLFSNLRSINLDHNNLTSFSGLIFLPNIKVLSLNYNHIESVLPRQKVQSHMSNKQILHHKVSSSGYGQQNSRPSREGLSDNLEPLMSSLEVLHLGYNGISNLINLQISRLTNLRALFLQGNDISQVDGLDGLQKLRELVLDRNRIKSLSENSFCGQGVLLDLHLAENRIRELNHLQPLTELRRLFLDMNKILDILELEKLEVLPSLMELSVVGNPVARRSLHRPAAVLHLSTLQVLDGMTVTLEERTRAELLNNEAQGSSSGGEVTLPGLVPLVTRPAPLRGAGMHSLIPDQQDDTHDTSRYRKQKAVVSLLRGVQSDFNFRQIRGSSHYMTALQQTGYRVLSTFPNTDPETRYKCHSVPRPPPPPPL comes from the exons ATGACAGAGAATGAGAAGCAGAAACTAACCGGAGACGAAGAAATTATAAAAGAACTG TGTGTGTCCAACGGACTCTGCTATGAGAAGGTGTGTCAGGAGGGGAGTGCTGAAATGGTTCTGGCGATGTTTTTCTCTGGGTTCCCGCGCATGGTGGGTCTCTCTCTTTTCCCTAGATTGTCCAGTCTCACTATTGTTGGCCAGAGCATCAGCTCAATCCAGGGTCTGGAGTACTGCCCACTCCTCAAAGAATTATGGGTAGTGgagtgcaaactgaat GAAATCTCTGGCCTACATAACTGTGTGCATTTGCAGAAATTATTTCTGTACGACAACAACATCCAGCAGATTACAAATCTAGAGATGCTGGTTAACCTTCACGTCCTGTGGCTTAATAAGAACGAGATCTCTGACATACAG GGATTGAATTCACTTGTAAACCTTAAAGAGTTGAATCTTGCTGATAATGCTGTTGAGACTCTTG GTCATTGTCTGGATTCCAACATCAGTCTCCATAATCTAAACCTCTCAGGGAACAAAATCAGTTCCTTCAAG GAATTGACCCATCTGGCTCGACTGCCCCGTCTACGGTACCTGAGTCTGAAGGACCCTCAATCCATTCCAAACCCGCTGTGTCTGCTCTATAATTACTACATACACATCCTATATCACATGCCACACCTGCAGCGCTTGGACACATATGACATATCCAGCAAGCATATCAAAGACACTGCAGAG TCCACAGTGCTGAAGAAAATGATGTATTACACCATGCGGGTACGTTGTGCACAAAGACAGTTTGATGAACTCAAAGCCAAGCTCAGGAAGCAGAGGAAAGACCAGATACAACTACCAGAGGAGAGAATACATGTGCTAACACACATGCTCAGAAAT ATGGAGTGTGAGCTGTCCCATGTGCAGTCTGTTGGTAAGAAGACAGGAGAACATGAAGACTTGACCTCTGACTTTGGTAATAACCCCAGTCATGAGCAGAGACTGCAGCACAAACTGGATGCTCTTAAAGACCGACTGAGATTCTGGGAGCGGCACCTGGAGGA GGTAGAAGCATGTCACCAGCTAAATGTGTCTTTGGCCTCAGATAGAAGGGATATGATGGTGCACTTTCTGCTTTTGGAGCTGGAAACTGTGGGGAACATTCGCTTTGAGGAGGGAAACACCGGCGAACCTTGGTACCACAT GTTCACATCATGTTATGATCTCTTGCTGTCCCGTTTCTGTGCATGGGATTATAAACCTCACAACATCTCTGGCATTAAGATCAATCGAATCATTCGTATCCATAACCGAGCTCAGCGGCAACGCTTCCAGGACAAAGTACACTCTCTGCTCTGCAGACAGGAACCTTCACCGTTCTCACA gAACTATAAACGCTGCATGGAGTATCTGTTCTACGTGCCCGATCCAGAACATTCCTGTGAAAGTGATGAGATACTTCCAATCCtagaaaatggttttaaaacTGCTGATGCATATAAG GCATTAGGCAGAGAGAGAGCCATCCCCCTCTCTAACAGTGTCAGTTTGTCTGATCAACTGCGTATGACATTTATGCAGAAGAAGAGTTGCTCGACATCAGGAAGTAGCCCTGTAGATATTCTTCCCTTCAGACATG gtCAGTTGATCATTTCTAAAGTGTTCCTGGGCCGCAGTGCTGCAGTGAAGGAGGGTCTCCCAATAGATTGTGATCTTTATCCTAAAGCAAATTCTGTTTACCTCAGTACCTGCTCTAAAGAGCAAAAGCACACAGCACAAAAAGCCCCTG ACATGCTGTGTCCTTCCAGCCTGGCGGACAGCTGCGACTGTATACAGCAGCAGAAACTGTGGTACATGTTTGACAATGAAATGGTGCTCCCAGAGTACCTTGTAGACTTTGAATATGTAACACAG GATACATTTCAGCACTCTCCAGACTCCCCGTCTTGTTCTCATGAATCCCCAGCTGATGCCCCATCTGTGTCCCGAGCTGAGCTGGACCTGGACGAGGAGGCATTAAATATGGAACCCGTCCTGAAGCCTCACCCCAAGCTGCTCAGTCTAGATGAGAAATCCACACTGACAGTGGCCAGAGCAAACGTCCTCAGTCAGATCACA GTGCTGAATCTACATGGCAACAGTCTGAATAAACTACCTGAGATTTCTCGACTCACAGCTCTAAAGCAACTGACCCTCAGCTTCAATGAGCTCACTCATCTGGACGATATTTCACATATG CCAAACTTGGAATACCTGGATGTTAGTTTTAACCATATTTCCTCTCTGGAGGGTTTGCGTGGACTTAGTCAACTCATAGAACTGGATCTTCGCTGGAATCAATTGACTCGAATCAGGGATGACATGAATGTTTTGCGTAAACACACCCCTGCCCTGCTCCGTCTGGACACACGGCACAATCCTTGGCATAGG AACGAATGTGTGCGTGTGGTGGTTATTGGTCGACTGAAGTCTCTCACATATTTGGATGATGTTTTCGTGTTGGAGGAGGAAGCGGCTGCTGCTGTTCAAGTGGCTGCCCGATCTAGAATCAACCAG GCATCTCTGATGACCCACTCTCGGACTGACAGTGAACGTCCCCACAGTCTGAGTTTGCTCTCTTCTGCTCACCTGCTCACACAGATCAGCCCGTCTCCATGGAAACACTCGCAAGAGCTTGAGCCAGGCTGGACCACAAAA ATCACAGCACTGAATCTTGATGGTCTGCGGTTAACCCGACTCAGTAATCTTGAACGACTGGTGAATCTTCGCTGGGCTTCATTTGACATTAATGAATTAACTCGAATTGAGGGTCTGGAACACTGTACCCTACTGGAGGAACTTTCCCTTAATAACAACAGTATTAGCAGACTGGAAG GTTTGTGTGCGATGCATCGTCTGACTCGTCTGAGCATTAACAGCAACCACTTACAGTGTTTAGATGGGGATGTTTTGGACCAGTTACCCAACCTTCACTTCCTGTCTGTAGAGAACAACATCATCTCATCTCTGCATGGGCTGCAAAGGTCACGGTCCTTATTCGAGCTGTATGTCGGCAATAATGACATCAGCACCACCCGAGACATATACCACTTAAAG GCACTGTCTAGTTTAATTATTCTGGATCTGTATGGGAACCCCCTTGTAAACAAACTGGAGAACTACAGGATCTACATGGTTTTCCATCTTCCTTCACTCAAAGCACTGGATGGAGTAGCTGTG GAAACATGTGAATCAGAAACTGCTAAGGACGTGTTTGAAGGGCGGCTCAATGCAGATATGGTTGCTGAGAAGCTGGGCTATACCAACTACAGAGACCTGTCAGAACTCAACCTGCAGTCTAGCTCAGTCAA AATGGTGGATCTTGCTCCTGCTGATTTGTTCAGTAATTTACGCAGTATTAATCTAGATCACAATAACCTCACCTCATTCAGCGGTCTCATCTTCCTGCCCAACATTAAG GTGTTGTCTCTGAACTATAATCACATTGAGTCAGTTCTGCCACGTCAAAAAGTTCAGAGTCACATGAGCAACAAGCAGATTCTCCATCATAAAGTCAGTTCCAGTGGATATGGGCAGCAGAACAGCAGGCCCAGcag GGAGGGATTATCTGATAATCTGGAGCCTCTGATGTCCAGTTTAGAGGTTTTGCATTTAGGTTATAATGGTATATCCAACTTGATCAATCTACAAATTAGCCGACTCACTAACCTCAGAGCACTGTTTCTACAAG GGAATGATATCAGTCAGGTAGATGGATTGGATGGTCTGCAGAAATTACGTGAATTGGTTCTGGATCGAAATCGAATTAAATCTTTGAGTGAGAACTCATTCTGTGGACAGGGAGTTCTGCTGGATTTGCACTTGGCAGAGAATCGAATCCGTGAACTGAACCACCTTCAGCCTCTCACTGAGCTCCGGAGACTGTTCTTGGACATGAACAAAATACTG GACATTTTAGAGCTGGAGAAACTGGAGGTGCTTCCTTCCCTCATGGAACTGTCTGTAGTGGGCAATCca gtggCTCGCCGGTCACTGCACAGGCCAGCAGCTGTACTGCATCTGTCTACACTGCAGGTTCTGGATGGCATGACAGTCACCCTGGAAGAAAGAACCAGAGCAGAGCTTTTAAATAATGAAGCACAG GGTTCTAGTTCAGGTGGTGAAGTGACTTTACCCGGTTTGGTACCATTGGTGACCCGACCGGCTCCTTTAAGAGGTGCAGGAATGCACTCACTCATACCTGATCAGCAAGACGACACACATGATACCAGCAGAT atAGGAAGCAGAAAGCGGTTGTCTCTCTCTTGCGTGGAGTTCAGAGTGACTTCAACTTCAGGCAGATCAGAGGATCCAGCCACTACATGACAGCGTTACAGCAGACCGGATACAGAGTTCTCTCCACTTTCCCTAACACTGATCCTGAGACCAG GTACAAGTGTCACAGTGTACCcagacctcctcctcctcctcctctgtaA
- the lrrc9 gene encoding leucine-rich repeat-containing protein 9 isoform X2 has product MTENEKQKLTGDEEIIKELCVSNGLCYEKVCQEGSAEMVLAMFFSGFPRMVGLSLFPRLSSLTIVGQSISSIQGLEYCPLLKELWVVECKLNEISGLHNCVHLQKLFLYDNNIQQITNLEMLVNLHVLWLNKNEISDIQGLNSLVNLKELNLADNAVETLGHCLDSNISLHNLNLSGNKISSFKELTHLARLPRLRYLSLKDPQSIPNPLCLLYNYYIHILYHMPHLQRLDTYDISSKHIKDTAESTVLKKMMYYTMRVRCAQRQFDELKAKLRKQRKDQIQLPEERIHVLTHMLRNMECELSHVQSVGKKTGEHEDLTSDFGNNPSHEQRLQHKLDALKDRLRFWERHLEEVEACHQLNVSLASDRRDMMVHFLLLELETVGNIRFEEGNTGEPWFTSCYDLLLSRFCAWDYKPHNISGIKINRIIRIHNRAQRQRFQDKVHSLLCRQEPSPFSQNYKRCMEYLFYVPDPEHSCESDEILPILENGFKTADAYKALGRERAIPLSNSVSLSDQLRMTFMQKKSCSTSGSSPVDILPFRHGQLIISKVFLGRSAAVKEGLPIDCDLYPKANSVYLSTCSKEQKHTAQKAPDMLCPSSLADSCDCIQQQKLWYMFDNEMVLPEYLVDFEYVTQDTFQHSPDSPSCSHESPADAPSVSRAELDLDEEALNMEPVLKPHPKLLSLDEKSTLTVARANVLSQITVLNLHGNSLNKLPEISRLTALKQLTLSFNELTHLDDISHMPNLEYLDVSFNHISSLEGLRGLSQLIELDLRWNQLTRIRDDMNVLRKHTPALLRLDTRHNPWHRNECVRVVVIGRLKSLTYLDDVFVLEEEAAAAVQVAARSRINQASLMTHSRTDSERPHSLSLLSSAHLLTQISPSPWKHSQELEPGWTTKITALNLDGLRLTRLSNLERLVNLRWASFDINELTRIEGLEHCTLLEELSLNNNSISRLEGLCAMHRLTRLSINSNHLQCLDGDVLDQLPNLHFLSVENNIISSLHGLQRSRSLFELYVGNNDISTTRDIYHLKALSSLIILDLYGNPLVNKLENYRIYMVFHLPSLKALDGVAVETCESETAKDVFEGRLNADMVAEKLGYTNYRDLSELNLQSSSVKMVDLAPADLFSNLRSINLDHNNLTSFSGLIFLPNIKVLSLNYNHIESVLPRQKVQSHMSNKQILHHKVSSSGYGQQNSRPSREGLSDNLEPLMSSLEVLHLGYNGISNLINLQISRLTNLRALFLQGNDISQVDGLDGLQKLRELVLDRNRIKSLSENSFCGQGVLLDLHLAENRIRELNHLQPLTELRRLFLDMNKILDILELEKLEVLPSLMELSVVGNPVARRSLHRPAAVLHLSTLQVLDGMTVTLEERTRAELLNNEAQGSSSGGEVTLPGLVPLVTRPAPLRGAGMHSLIPDQQDDTHDTSRYRKQKAVVSLLRGVQSDFNFRQIRGSSHYMTALQQTGYRVLSTFPNTDPETRYKCHSVPRPPPPPPL; this is encoded by the exons ATGACAGAGAATGAGAAGCAGAAACTAACCGGAGACGAAGAAATTATAAAAGAACTG TGTGTGTCCAACGGACTCTGCTATGAGAAGGTGTGTCAGGAGGGGAGTGCTGAAATGGTTCTGGCGATGTTTTTCTCTGGGTTCCCGCGCATGGTGGGTCTCTCTCTTTTCCCTAGATTGTCCAGTCTCACTATTGTTGGCCAGAGCATCAGCTCAATCCAGGGTCTGGAGTACTGCCCACTCCTCAAAGAATTATGGGTAGTGgagtgcaaactgaat GAAATCTCTGGCCTACATAACTGTGTGCATTTGCAGAAATTATTTCTGTACGACAACAACATCCAGCAGATTACAAATCTAGAGATGCTGGTTAACCTTCACGTCCTGTGGCTTAATAAGAACGAGATCTCTGACATACAG GGATTGAATTCACTTGTAAACCTTAAAGAGTTGAATCTTGCTGATAATGCTGTTGAGACTCTTG GTCATTGTCTGGATTCCAACATCAGTCTCCATAATCTAAACCTCTCAGGGAACAAAATCAGTTCCTTCAAG GAATTGACCCATCTGGCTCGACTGCCCCGTCTACGGTACCTGAGTCTGAAGGACCCTCAATCCATTCCAAACCCGCTGTGTCTGCTCTATAATTACTACATACACATCCTATATCACATGCCACACCTGCAGCGCTTGGACACATATGACATATCCAGCAAGCATATCAAAGACACTGCAGAG TCCACAGTGCTGAAGAAAATGATGTATTACACCATGCGGGTACGTTGTGCACAAAGACAGTTTGATGAACTCAAAGCCAAGCTCAGGAAGCAGAGGAAAGACCAGATACAACTACCAGAGGAGAGAATACATGTGCTAACACACATGCTCAGAAAT ATGGAGTGTGAGCTGTCCCATGTGCAGTCTGTTGGTAAGAAGACAGGAGAACATGAAGACTTGACCTCTGACTTTGGTAATAACCCCAGTCATGAGCAGAGACTGCAGCACAAACTGGATGCTCTTAAAGACCGACTGAGATTCTGGGAGCGGCACCTGGAGGA GGTAGAAGCATGTCACCAGCTAAATGTGTCTTTGGCCTCAGATAGAAGGGATATGATGGTGCACTTTCTGCTTTTGGAGCTGGAAACTGTGGGGAACATTCGCTTTGAGGAGGGAAACACCGGCGAACCTTG GTTCACATCATGTTATGATCTCTTGCTGTCCCGTTTCTGTGCATGGGATTATAAACCTCACAACATCTCTGGCATTAAGATCAATCGAATCATTCGTATCCATAACCGAGCTCAGCGGCAACGCTTCCAGGACAAAGTACACTCTCTGCTCTGCAGACAGGAACCTTCACCGTTCTCACA gAACTATAAACGCTGCATGGAGTATCTGTTCTACGTGCCCGATCCAGAACATTCCTGTGAAAGTGATGAGATACTTCCAATCCtagaaaatggttttaaaacTGCTGATGCATATAAG GCATTAGGCAGAGAGAGAGCCATCCCCCTCTCTAACAGTGTCAGTTTGTCTGATCAACTGCGTATGACATTTATGCAGAAGAAGAGTTGCTCGACATCAGGAAGTAGCCCTGTAGATATTCTTCCCTTCAGACATG gtCAGTTGATCATTTCTAAAGTGTTCCTGGGCCGCAGTGCTGCAGTGAAGGAGGGTCTCCCAATAGATTGTGATCTTTATCCTAAAGCAAATTCTGTTTACCTCAGTACCTGCTCTAAAGAGCAAAAGCACACAGCACAAAAAGCCCCTG ACATGCTGTGTCCTTCCAGCCTGGCGGACAGCTGCGACTGTATACAGCAGCAGAAACTGTGGTACATGTTTGACAATGAAATGGTGCTCCCAGAGTACCTTGTAGACTTTGAATATGTAACACAG GATACATTTCAGCACTCTCCAGACTCCCCGTCTTGTTCTCATGAATCCCCAGCTGATGCCCCATCTGTGTCCCGAGCTGAGCTGGACCTGGACGAGGAGGCATTAAATATGGAACCCGTCCTGAAGCCTCACCCCAAGCTGCTCAGTCTAGATGAGAAATCCACACTGACAGTGGCCAGAGCAAACGTCCTCAGTCAGATCACA GTGCTGAATCTACATGGCAACAGTCTGAATAAACTACCTGAGATTTCTCGACTCACAGCTCTAAAGCAACTGACCCTCAGCTTCAATGAGCTCACTCATCTGGACGATATTTCACATATG CCAAACTTGGAATACCTGGATGTTAGTTTTAACCATATTTCCTCTCTGGAGGGTTTGCGTGGACTTAGTCAACTCATAGAACTGGATCTTCGCTGGAATCAATTGACTCGAATCAGGGATGACATGAATGTTTTGCGTAAACACACCCCTGCCCTGCTCCGTCTGGACACACGGCACAATCCTTGGCATAGG AACGAATGTGTGCGTGTGGTGGTTATTGGTCGACTGAAGTCTCTCACATATTTGGATGATGTTTTCGTGTTGGAGGAGGAAGCGGCTGCTGCTGTTCAAGTGGCTGCCCGATCTAGAATCAACCAG GCATCTCTGATGACCCACTCTCGGACTGACAGTGAACGTCCCCACAGTCTGAGTTTGCTCTCTTCTGCTCACCTGCTCACACAGATCAGCCCGTCTCCATGGAAACACTCGCAAGAGCTTGAGCCAGGCTGGACCACAAAA ATCACAGCACTGAATCTTGATGGTCTGCGGTTAACCCGACTCAGTAATCTTGAACGACTGGTGAATCTTCGCTGGGCTTCATTTGACATTAATGAATTAACTCGAATTGAGGGTCTGGAACACTGTACCCTACTGGAGGAACTTTCCCTTAATAACAACAGTATTAGCAGACTGGAAG GTTTGTGTGCGATGCATCGTCTGACTCGTCTGAGCATTAACAGCAACCACTTACAGTGTTTAGATGGGGATGTTTTGGACCAGTTACCCAACCTTCACTTCCTGTCTGTAGAGAACAACATCATCTCATCTCTGCATGGGCTGCAAAGGTCACGGTCCTTATTCGAGCTGTATGTCGGCAATAATGACATCAGCACCACCCGAGACATATACCACTTAAAG GCACTGTCTAGTTTAATTATTCTGGATCTGTATGGGAACCCCCTTGTAAACAAACTGGAGAACTACAGGATCTACATGGTTTTCCATCTTCCTTCACTCAAAGCACTGGATGGAGTAGCTGTG GAAACATGTGAATCAGAAACTGCTAAGGACGTGTTTGAAGGGCGGCTCAATGCAGATATGGTTGCTGAGAAGCTGGGCTATACCAACTACAGAGACCTGTCAGAACTCAACCTGCAGTCTAGCTCAGTCAA AATGGTGGATCTTGCTCCTGCTGATTTGTTCAGTAATTTACGCAGTATTAATCTAGATCACAATAACCTCACCTCATTCAGCGGTCTCATCTTCCTGCCCAACATTAAG GTGTTGTCTCTGAACTATAATCACATTGAGTCAGTTCTGCCACGTCAAAAAGTTCAGAGTCACATGAGCAACAAGCAGATTCTCCATCATAAAGTCAGTTCCAGTGGATATGGGCAGCAGAACAGCAGGCCCAGcag GGAGGGATTATCTGATAATCTGGAGCCTCTGATGTCCAGTTTAGAGGTTTTGCATTTAGGTTATAATGGTATATCCAACTTGATCAATCTACAAATTAGCCGACTCACTAACCTCAGAGCACTGTTTCTACAAG GGAATGATATCAGTCAGGTAGATGGATTGGATGGTCTGCAGAAATTACGTGAATTGGTTCTGGATCGAAATCGAATTAAATCTTTGAGTGAGAACTCATTCTGTGGACAGGGAGTTCTGCTGGATTTGCACTTGGCAGAGAATCGAATCCGTGAACTGAACCACCTTCAGCCTCTCACTGAGCTCCGGAGACTGTTCTTGGACATGAACAAAATACTG GACATTTTAGAGCTGGAGAAACTGGAGGTGCTTCCTTCCCTCATGGAACTGTCTGTAGTGGGCAATCca gtggCTCGCCGGTCACTGCACAGGCCAGCAGCTGTACTGCATCTGTCTACACTGCAGGTTCTGGATGGCATGACAGTCACCCTGGAAGAAAGAACCAGAGCAGAGCTTTTAAATAATGAAGCACAG GGTTCTAGTTCAGGTGGTGAAGTGACTTTACCCGGTTTGGTACCATTGGTGACCCGACCGGCTCCTTTAAGAGGTGCAGGAATGCACTCACTCATACCTGATCAGCAAGACGACACACATGATACCAGCAGAT atAGGAAGCAGAAAGCGGTTGTCTCTCTCTTGCGTGGAGTTCAGAGTGACTTCAACTTCAGGCAGATCAGAGGATCCAGCCACTACATGACAGCGTTACAGCAGACCGGATACAGAGTTCTCTCCACTTTCCCTAACACTGATCCTGAGACCAG GTACAAGTGTCACAGTGTACCcagacctcctcctcctcctcctctgtaA